A DNA window from Aquarana catesbeiana isolate 2022-GZ linkage group LG01, ASM4218655v1, whole genome shotgun sequence contains the following coding sequences:
- the LOC141123820 gene encoding uncharacterized protein, translating into MSLRSGTKYQADDMLPPTQQGRKNIPSAQQDDAQSHVSRSSWASKMSSAVKARAKAEAAQIQLQYAEKEAMMMQELAAKKAAIAQEEAELESKLLILQRQTAAAEAEAAAYMGTNPSGSEKSYKDSEVPGKPLFSADRTSEYIQNLSTVHAKQLSLKPEAIEFRPKSTSPLSRSNQPHEVSGCQQIKNEAPETPKNKKQVFPSPQPIEYMCEQQCAVDVTKYLIRKEMVSSGFLQFDDCPENYWAWKSSFLNATEGLNFSPAEMLNLMIKWLGTESAEHAKRMRRANLFNPAAGLNMTWKRLEEMYGSPEVIEGALLKKLEVFPKVGYRDNVRLQELSDLLLEIEYAKEDGYLPGLSYLDTARGTNPIVEKLPSNLQDKWMSVGGKFKEDYGVAFPPFLCLFLGLSDSKRKSEVIPASPSPPVAINHTDLRNLTDLTVGPLYPHTKQLYLQKSQTIKAPTRYTP; encoded by the coding sequence ATGAGTCTCAGATCAGGAACAAAGTACCAGGCTGATGACATGCTACCGCCGACACAGCAAGGCAGGAAGAACATTCCCAGCGCCCAGCAAGACGATGCACAGTCGCATGTGTCCAGATCTTCATGGGCTAGCAAGATGTCCTCAGCAGTTAAAGCTCGCGCCAAGGCAGAAGCTGCCCAAATCCAGCTACAGTACGCAGAAAAAGAAGCCATGATGATGCAGGAGTTAGCAGCAAAGAAAGCTGCCATCGCACAAGAAGAAGCGGAATTAGAATCAAAATTGCTCATCCTGCAGCGACAGACTGCAGCTGCTGAAGCAGAGGCCGCTGCCTACATGGGAACAAATCCTTCTGGAagtgaaaaatcatataaagacTCAGAGGTTCCAGGAAAACCTCTATTCTCTGCAGATCGTACAAGTGAGTACATCCAGAACCTTAGTACTGTGCATGCAAAGCAACTGTCTCTCAAACCTGAAGCAATAGAATTCAGGCCAAAATCAACAAGCCCCCTGAGCAGGTCCAATCAACCACATGAGGTCAGCGGCTGCCAGCAAATCAAGAATGAAGCACCAGAAACCCCCAAGAACAAAAAACAAGTGTTCCCATCACCTCAACCTATAGAATACATGTGTGAACAACAATGTGCAGTGGATGTCACCAAATATCTCATACGCAAAGAAATGGTAAGCTCAGGCTTTCTCCAATTTGATGACTGTCCTGAAAACTATTGGGCATGGAAATCTTCCTTCCTGAATGCCACTGAAGGTCTGAACTTTTCACCAGCAGAAATgcttaatttaatgataaaatggcttggtacagagtcagcagagcatgctaagaggatgagaagagcaaacctgttcaaccctgcagcaggactcaacatgacctggaaaagactagaagaaatgtATGGATCCCCAGAGGTAATAGAAGGAGCACTGCTGAAAAAACTTGAAGTCTTTCCCAAGGTGGGCTACAGAGACAACGTGCGGCTACAAGAACTAAGTGATCTTCTACTAGAGATAGAATATGCCAAAGAGGATGGCTACTTGCCAGGACTTTCATACCTAGATACAGCTAGAGGCACTAATCCCATAGTAGAGAAACTACCCTCAAATCTGCAAGACAAGTGGATGTCTGTGGGAGGTAAATTCAAAGAAGATTATGGAGTCGCTTTTCCCCCCTTTCTCTGTCTTTTTTTAGGTTTGTCAGACAGCAAGCGAAAATCCGAAGTGATCCCAGCTTCGCCTTCACCACCAGTGGCAATCAATCACACAGACCTGAGAAACCTCACAGACCTCACGGTAGGACCTCTGTATCCACACACAAAACAgctgtaccttcagaagtcacagactATCAAAGCACCCACAAGGTACACACCATAG